The nucleotide sequence ACCGGGCGGCCGCTGCTGTATGGCGAAGAGGACATGCCGCCGGTGGTGGCGACACTGGCCGAACAGGACCGGGTGCCGTTGCTGCGCGGCGGGCGCGATTTTGGCAGCGATGCGCGTGGCCTGTTCTGGCAGGGCAGTGGCCCGCAGCCATTGCCGCCGGTGTCGCTGGGTGAAGACAATCTGGCCACGGCCGCGCAGGCACTGGCGCTGCTGGGACAGCCTCCGGCCCCGGCACACCTGGCGACGGCCGCGACACTGCAACTGGCGGGCCGCTGCCAGCATCTGCTGCGGCAGGGCGTGGACTGGTATCTGGACGTGGGCCATAACCGCGAAGCGCTGGCCCGCTTTTTGCGCCGTGCACCGGCAGCGCGAGGTGGCCGTACCCTGGCAGTGTGCGCCATGCTCGGCGACAAGCCGGTGGCGGCGCTGGCACCGTTTGCCCCGGTGGTAGAACAATGGTGGCTGGCCGACCTGGACGGTTACCGTGCCGGCACGGCCGCCCGGCTGGCCGACGCCCTGCCGGGCGCAGCGGTAAGCTGCCACGCCAGCGTGGCTGACGCTGTGCGGGCGGCGCGCAACACGGCCGGCCCCGGTGACCGGGTGCTGGTATTCGGTTCCTTCTATACTGTGGCGGATGCCCAGACGGTACTCATGGCCGAGGTGACAGGTGGATAAACAGCTCAAGCAACGCATCATCGGTGGTCTGCTCCTGCTGTTGCTGGCAGCCATCATCACACCGCTGTTGTTGCGCACGCCGGAAGAGGTGCGCGTGGCCCTGGACATGAGCATTCCGCCGCCGCCCACCTTGCCACAGATGGCGATCGAGCCGGTGGTGGATCAGGCCGAGCAGGAGATGGCCCTGGCCGAGATCGAACAGGATCGCGATACCGTGCGCCGGGCAGGCGAGGACTATGACCAGCGCGAGCGGGATGCCGGGGCGCCTGCAGCGCAGCCGGTGACAGAGGTTCCTGCGCAGGCGCCGCCCGCCGTCACCGAAGCACCCGCCGCGCGTCAGGACCCGCCGCCGTTGACAGGCTGGGCGGTGCAGGTGGGCAGCTACAGCAGCGCCGACAGCGCTGGCGGCCAGGCGCAGCAATTGCGTGATGCCGGCTACCGCGCCTTCACCCGCACGGTGGAGCAGGGTGGGCAGACATTGCACCGGGTGTTTGCCGGCCCTGAGCTTGACCGCGATGCTGCGGTGGCGCTGCGTGAAAGACTGGCCAGCGACGCCGACCTGCGTTTGCAGGGGCTGGTGGTGTCGCTGGCGCCCTGACGGCCAGGGCGGACATGGCAGATCAGCCACGCCGTCAGCACAGGCGGTTTATCGCATTGATTGGCTCACGCCGGTGGAACAGAGCACAGGCGCTCTGCTACCATGCGCGTCCTCATCCTGTGGTGCGGATATGAACCTCGCAGACGGCGCGATCCTGTTCATTATTGCCGTGTCGGCGCTGATCAGTGTCCGGCGCGGGTTCATGCGCGAAGCCTTTTCCCTGGTCACCTGGGTGGCCGCCTTTGTTGTTGCCCGGCTGTTCGGCCCTGGCCTTGAAGTCATGCTGGAAGCCTCCATTGAGACGCCCAGTGTGCGCATGGCGGTGGCGTTCGGGTTGTTGTTCGCCGGCACACTGATTGTCGGCGCCCTGATCAGCCACCTGCTGGGTGAGTTGATCCGGGTCACCGGACTCAGCGGCACCGACCGTCTGCTGGGGATGGTGTTCGGTGCAGTACGCGGTATCGTGCTGGTGATCGTGCTGGTGGTCCTGGCCGCGCCGATCTTCACCGACGATGCCTGGTGGCAGCAGTCAGTGCTGGTGCCGCAGTTTGCAATGATGGAAGACTGGTCACGACAGGTGGCCGGAGAATTTATAGCGTTCGTCCTGAATGTTGGCAGTCAACCCTAACGTAACGAGGAACCGAGCATGTGCGGCATAGTGGGCATAGTCGGGCACTCCAATGTGAACCAGAGCATCTATGATGCCCTGACCGTTCTCCAGCATCGTGGCCAGGATGCCGCGGGTATCGTCACCTGCGATGGAGACCGCCTGTTCCTGCGCAAGGACAACGGCATGGTGCGTGACGTGTTCCGGACCCGGCACATGCGTCGCCTGGTCGGCAACATGGGCATCGGCCATGTGCGCTATCCCACGGCGGGCAGTTCCAGTTCGGCGGAGGCGCAGCCGTTCTACGTCAACTCGCCATACGGCATCACGCTGGCCCACAACGGCAACCTGACCAACTCTGCCGCGCTGGCCGAGGACATCTTCCGTGCCGATTTGCGCCACATCAACACCACATCGGATTCCGAAGTGCTGCTGAATGTGTTCGCGCATGAGCTGCAGACCCTGGGCAAGCTGATGCCGCAACCGGAAGACATCTTCTCCGCCGTGCGCCGCGTGCATGAGCGCGTCGAAGGCGCCTACGCCGTGGTGGCGATGATCACCGGCTATGGCATCCTCGCGTTTCGCGATCCGTACGGCGTGCGTCCGGTGTGTTTCGGCAAGCGCGAAACCGACAAGGGCACTGAATACATGGTGGCCTCCGAGAGCGTGGCCCTGTCCGGGCTGGGCTTCCATCTGGAGCGCGACCTGGCACCGGGCGAGGCGATCTACATCACCTCCCAGGGTGAGATCTTCACCCAGCAGTGCGCCGACAATCCGCGCCTGAACCCCTGCATTTTCGAACACGTCTACCTGGCGCGGCCGGATTCCATCATTGATGACATTTCCGTCTACAAGGCGCGCCTGCGCATGGGCGAGAAACTGGCGGAGAAACTGCTGCGCGAATGGCCGGACCACGACATCGACGTGGTGATCCCGATCCCGGACACCAGCCGCACTTCGGCGCTGCAACTGGCCAACACGCTGGATGTGAAATTCCGCGAAGGCTTCATCAAAAACCGCTACATCGGCCGTACCTTCATCATGCCGGGCCAGCAGCAGCGCAAGAAATCCGTGCGCCAGAAGCTCAACGCCATCGAGCTGGAGTTCTCCGGCAAAAACGTGTTGCTGGTGGACGATTCCATCGTGCGCGGTACCACCTGCAACGAGATCATCCAGATGGCCCGCGAGGCCGGCGCCAACAAGGTGTACTTTGCCTCCGCCGCGCCGCCGGTGCAGTTCCCGAACGTGTACGGTATCGACATGCCGGCCGCCAACGAGCTGATTGCCCACGGCCGCAGCGTGGAAGAGATCTGCGCACTGATCGGCGCCGACAAGCTGATCTACCAGGATCTGCAGGACCTGGTCGATGCCTGTCGCGAGGGCAACCCGGCCATCGAGCAGTTCGAGTGCTCGGTATTTGACGGCAACTACGTGGCAGGCAATATTAGCCGGGACTATCTCGACTACCTTGAGCGCCTGCGCAACGATGCCTCCAAGCACAAGCGTGACCGCGAGCGCGCCGCCGCACTGGCTGAAAACGGTATCATCGATCTGCATAACGCGGAGTAGCCGTACCACGGACAGCGCATCACTGAGAGAAAGGAACAGCAGGCATGAGTGAACGGCAGTTGCCGGACGATCTGAGTATAGAAACCCTCGCCATCCGTGCCGCCGAGTTGCGCACCGGCGAGATGACCCACTCAGAGCCGCTGTTCCTGACCTCCAGCTTCGTCTACGAGAACGCGGCGCAGGCCGCCGCGCGCTTCGCCGGCGACGAGCCGGGCAACGTCTATTCGCGCTTCACCAACCCGACCGTGTCGATCTTCGAGCAGCGCCTGGCGGCGATGGAAGGCGGCGAGCGCTGCGTGGCGT is from Isoalcanivorax pacificus W11-5 and encodes:
- a CDS encoding bifunctional folylpolyglutamate synthase/dihydrofolate synthase; its protein translation is MASSLADWLSYIESLHPRDMELGLARVAQVARRLQLLPWAGRVVTVAGTNGKGSTVALLDHLARAGGWHTAVYTSPHILRFNERVRLDGVEVTDEALVAAFVQVEAAREAEQVPLTYFEFTTLAALCVFRAAAPDLLILEVGLGGRLDAVNIIDADVAVITSVGLDHTDWLGDTRDAIATEKAGIRRTGRPLLYGEEDMPPVVATLAEQDRVPLLRGGRDFGSDARGLFWQGSGPQPLPPVSLGEDNLATAAQALALLGQPPAPAHLATAATLQLAGRCQHLLRQGVDWYLDVGHNREALARFLRRAPAARGGRTLAVCAMLGDKPVAALAPFAPVVEQWWLADLDGYRAGTAARLADALPGAAVSCHASVADAVRAARNTAGPGDRVLVFGSFYTVADAQTVLMAEVTGG
- a CDS encoding SPOR domain-containing protein, with the protein product MDKQLKQRIIGGLLLLLLAAIITPLLLRTPEEVRVALDMSIPPPPTLPQMAIEPVVDQAEQEMALAEIEQDRDTVRRAGEDYDQRERDAGAPAAQPVTEVPAQAPPAVTEAPAARQDPPPLTGWAVQVGSYSSADSAGGQAQQLRDAGYRAFTRTVEQGGQTLHRVFAGPELDRDAAVALRERLASDADLRLQGLVVSLAP
- a CDS encoding CvpA family protein, which translates into the protein MNLADGAILFIIAVSALISVRRGFMREAFSLVTWVAAFVVARLFGPGLEVMLEASIETPSVRMAVAFGLLFAGTLIVGALISHLLGELIRVTGLSGTDRLLGMVFGAVRGIVLVIVLVVLAAPIFTDDAWWQQSVLVPQFAMMEDWSRQVAGEFIAFVLNVGSQP
- the purF gene encoding amidophosphoribosyltransferase; amino-acid sequence: MCGIVGIVGHSNVNQSIYDALTVLQHRGQDAAGIVTCDGDRLFLRKDNGMVRDVFRTRHMRRLVGNMGIGHVRYPTAGSSSSAEAQPFYVNSPYGITLAHNGNLTNSAALAEDIFRADLRHINTTSDSEVLLNVFAHELQTLGKLMPQPEDIFSAVRRVHERVEGAYAVVAMITGYGILAFRDPYGVRPVCFGKRETDKGTEYMVASESVALSGLGFHLERDLAPGEAIYITSQGEIFTQQCADNPRLNPCIFEHVYLARPDSIIDDISVYKARLRMGEKLAEKLLREWPDHDIDVVIPIPDTSRTSALQLANTLDVKFREGFIKNRYIGRTFIMPGQQQRKKSVRQKLNAIELEFSGKNVLLVDDSIVRGTTCNEIIQMAREAGANKVYFASAAPPVQFPNVYGIDMPAANELIAHGRSVEEICALIGADKLIYQDLQDLVDACREGNPAIEQFECSVFDGNYVAGNISRDYLDYLERLRNDASKHKRDRERAAALAENGIIDLHNAE